From a single Pseudoalteromonas ulvae UL12 genomic region:
- a CDS encoding DUF2909 domain-containing protein, with the protein MVIKLIIILLLLFILFSLFKALLIMMRADPKAPSMSQYLGRRVLISVLVLLCILIAMAFGWITPNQNPFIKHKQIQTNTATLHLQNANTKQQLEKQNDSQM; encoded by the coding sequence ATGGTAATTAAGCTAATTATTATTTTATTATTATTGTTTATTCTTTTTAGTTTGTTTAAAGCATTACTAATTATGATGCGAGCCGACCCAAAAGCCCCTTCAATGTCTCAGTATTTGGGTCGACGAGTACTTATCTCCGTCTTAGTTTTACTCTGTATTTTAATTGCTATGGCTTTTGGCTGGATCACTCCAAACCAAAATCCGTTTATAAAACATAAACAAATACAAACAAACACAGCCACACTACATCTACAAAATGCCAATACCAAGCAGCAGCTTGAAAAGCAAAATGATTCTCAGATGTGA
- a CDS encoding cytochrome c oxidase subunit 3, which produces MKQEYETYYVPAQSRWPIVGAFGMFFIAVGAASTVINSTKEESTGLTHYLLYVGIATIIYMLYGWFKNVIEESASGLYSKQMDRSFRQGMSWFIFSEVMFFAAFFGALFYARVLSVPWLGGASNNAMTHELLWPAFDAVWPLLTTPSGETTQAMPWTGLPLINTVILLTSSVTIHFAHQALEKDNRSQLKLFLALTVVLGIIFVGLQIEEYVHAYQDLGLTLDAGIYGNTFFLLTGFHGMHVTLGSLILLIVLLRIFKGHFTSENHFAFQAAAWYWHFVDVVWLCLFVFVYVL; this is translated from the coding sequence ATGAAACAAGAATATGAAACATATTATGTCCCAGCACAAAGTCGCTGGCCTATCGTCGGTGCATTTGGGATGTTTTTTATCGCTGTGGGGGCTGCGAGTACGGTTATTAACTCGACCAAAGAAGAGTCAACAGGGCTAACACATTACCTACTTTATGTAGGTATTGCGACTATCATTTATATGCTTTATGGCTGGTTCAAAAATGTAATAGAAGAATCTGCATCGGGGCTTTATTCGAAACAAATGGATCGCTCTTTCCGACAAGGTATGAGCTGGTTCATTTTTTCTGAAGTGATGTTTTTCGCTGCATTTTTTGGTGCTTTATTTTATGCCAGAGTGCTTTCGGTTCCTTGGCTTGGAGGGGCAAGTAACAATGCGATGACTCATGAATTACTTTGGCCTGCTTTTGATGCTGTTTGGCCTTTGCTTACGACACCTTCAGGGGAAACTACCCAAGCAATGCCGTGGACTGGCTTACCATTAATTAATACGGTTATCTTATTAACATCATCCGTGACAATTCATTTTGCGCATCAAGCCTTAGAGAAAGATAACCGCTCACAATTAAAGCTTTTTTTGGCATTAACGGTTGTGTTGGGGATTATTTTTGTTGGTTTGCAAATCGAAGAGTATGTTCATGCATATCAAGATTTGGGACTGACTCTTGATGCTGGGATTTATGGAAATACCTTCTTTTTGTTGACGGGTTTTCACGGCATGCACGTAACACTGGGCAGTCTGATCTTACTGATCGTGTTATTACGCATCTTTAAGGGGCATTTCACATCTGAGAATCATTTTGCTTTTCAAGCTGCTGCTTGGTATTGGCATTTTGTAGATGTAGTGTGGCTGTGTTTGTTTGTATTTGTTTATGTTTTATAA